ATATCAGGGACTGACAAATCCCAATAAGGCACTGCATCGGCAGGCATGGCAGGATGGTTTTTCATAAAGCGAAAAGTTTTCAATGCCTGATTCAGATAACGCATATCTCCCGTTTCACGATAACAGACCGTATAACCATAAATAGCCCATGCCTGTCCGCGCGACCATACTGATTCGTCAGCATACCCCTGTGCCGTGACTCGGCTACGTACCCGTCCTGTCCGACAGTCATAATCCACCACGTGATAACAACTTCCGTCCTTCCTGAAATGTTCTTTCAAAGTACGATCAGCATGCTTCACCGCCAATTTGTAATAAGCAGAATCACCCGACAGTTCGGTAGCCTTAAACAAAAGTTCCAGATTCATCATATTATCTATAATAACCGGACAATTCCAGCCACGCTTGCTCATCCACCCGGATGACACATCCCAACTTTGGATAATACCTGCCGCCGGACGGAAACGAGTGGACAGCGAACGTGCTGCCGTGATAATAGTACGGGCATATGTACTGTCACCGGTCAATCGGAGGCCATTGCCGAAGCTGCACATCACAATGAAACCTATGTCATGATTATCTGTTATCTGTTCGGCCGGCCGAACAGACTCAGTATATCTTCGAGCCCACTCCAACAAGTCAGCTTCGGCACTCATCTCATACGCCAACCATAAAGTACCGGGAAAGAATCCACTACGCCAATCGCGGTAGGAACAGAACATAGTACTTCCGTCCGTTTTGATATGTACAGGATTCGGGCACACCGTCCCCCCGGCCGGTATCTGCTCCAGAAAAAGATTCAACTGTTGCCGTGCATGAAGCACATTTTTCTGCACAAACCAAGATTGTGCAGAAGAACTGACAGAACAATAACATAGCAGCAGTACCAGCCACCGGAGGCGAAGCAAGGTTTTCTTCATTGTTTTAAGGATTTAATTTTTATTTTATAATTATATGTGCCAACCAATATCTGTTTTTGTGCATTCAGCGAAATGCGATAGATTTCATCTCCCCATACATCAGACAATCTTTTGTCGAAAAGTCTGATAGTTTCTACAGCAACGGTAAACGCAGCATTGTCATAAGTAAGAACCGCTTTTTCATTTCCCACCTCTACGATTACGACTCCCGGCCTGGACACATCCACTTTCCCCCAAGTAAGAAAGTTTATTTGATTAGGGGCTATAGCAGCTTTCAATTTAAAATCATCGCTAATATCAAGTCCGTTCTTAGTAAGCCGATAAGAGCGAATCCATCTCTCCACCATAGCATCTTCGGGATAAGCGGTAGCAATGTTCAACGAGAAACTTTGACGTTTAGGATCAGCTTTTACTTCCGTTGCCCGGAAACGACTTCCGAATGCCTGAGGAATACCGTTTATCATAGGCAGGTTGTGGTAGTTGCTCTGCATGGTCCAGATACTGTACCTCTCATTACTAAAAGTCTGGCGCGTATAAGTACCTACACCTGCATCAATCAGCATGGGGACAGTATTGGAATATAAGGAGAAAGTACCCACATCATTATGATTATGACTTTCATTGTTGTAGCCGCCTTTAACTGCCAAAAACAGATTATTCTTATTGCTTAGATAGCAGAACTCAGTCTGTGGATACCACGTATAGGCAGGCATGCTGAAAACAGCAGTTTCGGCCTTTAACTGTGGCATAAAACGCAGTGTCTCCAGGCCACGGTACATATCCAGCCAATTAACAGCAGGCATGCAGGGCTTTTCCCGATTCATCCAAGCGGCAAATCCTTTCATCAATTCACTGTTTACAGCTATACCGTAACGATATATCTCTGCGATATCACCTCCGCCACGAGCTGATGCATCAGCAAAATTAACCACCCATCCATTGCCAACATAAGAACGTACAATATATTCACCCATATACTTCACCTGCGGATTGTCAAAAATAGAGATTTTTCCTCCTGTGCCCATATACAGCATTTGCAGATAATCATAGAGCTTTCCGGCTGCATGCCCCCAATAAGATGGTCCTTCCTCACATCCACCGTCAGCCTTCACGTAATTAATGAATTTATCTACCGACATCATAGTGCGCTGTACAGCCTGAGCCAGTTTATCGGGATCATTCTCCAACAAAAGGAAACAAGTCAGTGCGTTGAAATTGCACCAAGGATTCCAATTGTTAACCATCATGCCCGGTTTGTAATCGAAAGCCATCCACCAAAAATCACTGCGATTCATATAAGGTTCCAATTCACGCTTCTGCAATTCATGACGGAGCCGGATGGAAACCATCGGCTCCACTTTGTCAAAGGCTTCGTGAAGAAAATAATATGTCCATGCCAACATCTGTGCCATATTTCCCTGCGTCAGATCCAACACATCTTCACGGTAGTCAGGAAATGGTGTCTTGCAGTGCTGCGCTGACACAAGGTGGGCAGAAAGTGCCCAAGTAGTCATCTCACAAGCTTGGAGCACACCGTTTATAATTTCATCAACAAAGCGCCCCTTGCCTTCTGCCAGTTCGGCCACTACCAAAGCACCGAGTGCCGTATTATTAGCGTCCAAAGGATTCTCCATGACTTTACGGCTACCCGTTCTCTTGAATTCCAGATAATCGGTAGCCTTCACCACTTTCCAATCAAAGTTCAGGTACTTTTCCCCCTGGCTGATAATCAGGTTTTTATATTCACCGACAAAACTGTTCCATCCCTCACGGTCAGTATAAGCAGGATAGGGAACCCATTTTTGATTCAGAATCAAAGAAGACTTGATTCTCGCCAAATCTGCGCTCTTTTGTAGCAAGTCACGCTCTTCATAAGCATTCACTTGCAGCGCAATAGCCATTAACAAGCAAAGCAGAGTAATCATTCGTTTATTCATATCTATACTATTTCATTGGGTTTTATTAAAACTGACTACATCATTCCCATCCCGGATTTTGCTTTAACAAAGGATTCTTATCAATTTCCGTAGAAGGAATGGGCCATAAATAATCGCGTGCCGAGACACTACGAGTATAAAATGTATTCCCTGTGAAATACTTCTCAGCACGTCCATTCAGTGTTTCAAGCAGGCCCCAACGACGCATATCGCTGAAACTATGCCCTTCGGCCGCAAGCTCTACAGCACGTTCGTGCCTGATACGTTCAAAAACTTCAGCCTTAGTAGTAGCTTTCAGATAGTCAGGACCACTATTAAGAGCAGGCATCTCTACCGATGGACGAGCACGGACTTCATTGACGAGCGATACGGCATCAGTCTGCCTATCCATTTCATTGTAGCATTCGGCAAGCATTAACAAAACATCAGCATAACGAATCAACGGAAAATTGATAGGTGTATCGGCACGATTATTAATAGCACCATCCATATCATATTCAGCAACAAACTTCCGCCAAAGATAACATTCGCGATTACCATTGACACGAATGTAATGATGCCCATCCGTCACACCTCCCTTTACAACAACATATTCACAATCATGAGGCGCATTGGCATACCAGCCTTTATATTGCGTGTAGGGCAAAATGATGCTATAACTCATACGCGGATCACGTTCGGCATACATAGCCAGCAACTTATCCTTATCAGCCGGATATGCAGTAACCTGAGTCTTTGCAGCATTCATGGTAGCCCGGAAGGTAGCATCTTTCACAATATCACTGGTAGTGAATCCCGGCTTCACTTCTTCCCAGTCGAATGGTCGGCCATCTTTCCATTCATAACTGTCCACCAAGTCATTTGAAGCCATCACATTATTCCAGCAACTACCGAAGGAAGCACGAGTTCCCATATAAAATGTCATTGGCATCCCCAAATCAGTACCTACACCACCCATATTCTGAATGGCGAAAATCATTTCGGAGCTTGAATCACCCGCCGGCTTGAAAAGGTCAGGATAATTATTATAAAGTGCATATTGTCCGCTATTCTTTATTGTTTCAAAGCAAGCGGCAGCTTCACTGTACTGTTTATTATAAAGAAGCACCTTACCCTTCAACGCCGTCGCAGCCCCAGAAGTAGCACGCCCGTAATTAACATCATCCCACTTGGCTGGAAGAGAAGCAATGGCAGCATCCAAATCTGCTATAACAAATGCACGGACCCTGGCTATATCTGCTCTTGGTTCTTTCATCTCGCTGAATCCGTCGGCCACAACGAAGCTTTCGTCATAGATGGGCACACCGCCAAAAAAATCCATCAAGGTGAAATAATACAATCCCCTCATAAAGCGGGCCTCTCCCTTATATTGCATTTTCAATTCAGCAGCCATATCA
Above is a window of Bacteroides helcogenes P 36-108 DNA encoding:
- a CDS encoding glycoside hydrolase family 88 protein; amino-acid sequence: MKKTLLRLRWLVLLLCYCSVSSSAQSWFVQKNVLHARQQLNLFLEQIPAGGTVCPNPVHIKTDGSTMFCSYRDWRSGFFPGTLWLAYEMSAEADLLEWARRYTESVRPAEQITDNHDIGFIVMCSFGNGLRLTGDSTYARTIITAARSLSTRFRPAAGIIQSWDVSSGWMSKRGWNCPVIIDNMMNLELLFKATELSGDSAYYKLAVKHADRTLKEHFRKDGSCYHVVDYDCRTGRVRSRVTAQGYADESVWSRGQAWAIYGYTVCYRETGDMRYLNQALKTFRFMKNHPAMPADAVPYWDLSVPDISKEPRDASAAACMAAALYELGTMRIKESEECREYADRIMQSLSSPAYRAGLGQNNFFLLRHSVGSIPHHAEVDVPLNYADYYYMEALKRKSVLEEMECGVERKNHGVHLR
- a CDS encoding heparinase II/III family protein, which gives rise to MNKRMITLLCLLMAIALQVNAYEERDLLQKSADLARIKSSLILNQKWVPYPAYTDREGWNSFVGEYKNLIISQGEKYLNFDWKVVKATDYLEFKRTGSRKVMENPLDANNTALGALVVAELAEGKGRFVDEIINGVLQACEMTTWALSAHLVSAQHCKTPFPDYREDVLDLTQGNMAQMLAWTYYFLHEAFDKVEPMVSIRLRHELQKRELEPYMNRSDFWWMAFDYKPGMMVNNWNPWCNFNALTCFLLLENDPDKLAQAVQRTMMSVDKFINYVKADGGCEEGPSYWGHAAGKLYDYLQMLYMGTGGKISIFDNPQVKYMGEYIVRSYVGNGWVVNFADASARGGGDIAEIYRYGIAVNSELMKGFAAWMNREKPCMPAVNWLDMYRGLETLRFMPQLKAETAVFSMPAYTWYPQTEFCYLSNKNNLFLAVKGGYNNESHNHNDVGTFSLYSNTVPMLIDAGVGTYTRQTFSNERYSIWTMQSNYHNLPMINGIPQAFGSRFRATEVKADPKRQSFSLNIATAYPEDAMVERWIRSYRLTKNGLDISDDFKLKAAIAPNQINFLTWGKVDVSRPGVVIVEVGNEKAVLTYDNAAFTVAVETIRLFDKRLSDVWGDEIYRISLNAQKQILVGTYNYKIKIKSLKQ
- a CDS encoding RagB/SusD family nutrient uptake outer membrane protein — its product is MKFNKIYTVFAACLFLFSGCYDLERFPADQLSSGTFFKTQSHADQAMMAVYSTMQYDHVFGLQFAMDGLGGLAMGYDNPSYQTFQRGVYDVTNSWILNKWTYLYEGVSRANIVLQNIDNCDMAAELKMQYKGEARFMRGLYYFTLMDFFGGVPIYDESFVVADGFSEMKEPRADIARVRAFVIADLDAAIASLPAKWDDVNYGRATSGAATALKGKVLLYNKQYSEAAACFETIKNSGQYALYNNYPDLFKPAGDSSSEMIFAIQNMGGVGTDLGMPMTFYMGTRASFGSCWNNVMASNDLVDSYEWKDGRPFDWEEVKPGFTTSDIVKDATFRATMNAAKTQVTAYPADKDKLLAMYAERDPRMSYSIILPYTQYKGWYANAPHDCEYVVVKGGVTDGHHYIRVNGNRECYLWRKFVAEYDMDGAINNRADTPINFPLIRYADVLLMLAECYNEMDRQTDAVSLVNEVRARPSVEMPALNSGPDYLKATTKAEVFERIRHERAVELAAEGHSFSDMRRWGLLETLNGRAEKYFTGNTFYTRSVSARDYLWPIPSTEIDKNPLLKQNPGWE